A region from the Mycolicibacterium litorale genome encodes:
- a CDS encoding HNH endonuclease signature motif containing protein has translation MGFSAAVDRLRVVVADLQTAAIDDLTHAQVIAELDEIKRAVWALPSVEHRLTARMMDASPHELGATSLKELLANRLRISAKDAGERLTDARQLGPRHTLTGDRVATELSHTAAAIAAGAIGTPHVRILQEFVKKLPVWVSFARRDDYERDLVDHATRLRPEDFRQVAQTLLAFIDQDGTEPDHDTQRRRRGLKIGRQQADGMSRIEGWITPETRAFLDVAIAKRGAPGANLPPDHVGPDDRTADQRHHDAVNRVLRDVVESGGLGQIAGVPATIVATTTVNELERAAGWAATGGGNRLPIRDLIRMAARSRHYLAVFDDHTEEVLYLGRARRNATTAQRLALFARDRGCTHPQCTVPFYWCEVHHTHDFCDGGATDIDDLTLACQPANLLIEKTGYTTKRPGNGRTQWIPPAHLDTGQPRTNNHFHPQRYLTDADGADDEPE, from the coding sequence ATGGGTTTCAGCGCCGCGGTCGACCGCCTGAGGGTGGTGGTCGCCGATCTGCAGACCGCCGCCATCGACGACCTGACCCATGCGCAGGTGATCGCCGAGTTGGACGAGATCAAGCGGGCGGTGTGGGCGCTGCCCAGTGTGGAGCACCGGCTCACTGCCCGGATGATGGATGCCTCACCCCACGAGCTGGGGGCCACCTCACTCAAGGAGCTGCTGGCCAACCGGCTGCGGATCTCGGCCAAAGACGCCGGTGAACGGCTCACCGACGCCCGCCAACTCGGGCCGCGGCACACCCTGACCGGTGACCGGGTCGCGACCGAGCTGAGCCACACCGCCGCCGCAATCGCCGCAGGGGCGATCGGCACCCCGCACGTGCGTATCCTCCAGGAATTCGTCAAGAAACTGCCCGTCTGGGTGTCCTTCGCCCGCCGTGACGACTACGAACGCGACCTCGTCGACCACGCCACACGATTGCGACCCGAAGACTTCCGCCAGGTCGCCCAGACCCTGCTGGCGTTCATCGATCAGGACGGCACCGAACCCGACCACGACACCCAACGCCGCCGCCGCGGTCTGAAGATCGGCCGCCAACAAGCCGACGGCATGAGCCGCATCGAGGGCTGGATCACCCCCGAAACCCGCGCCTTCCTCGACGTGGCGATCGCCAAACGCGGTGCCCCTGGCGCGAATCTGCCGCCCGACCACGTCGGCCCCGATGACCGCACTGCCGACCAACGACACCACGACGCGGTCAATCGGGTCCTGCGCGACGTCGTAGAATCCGGCGGGCTTGGGCAGATCGCCGGTGTGCCGGCCACCATCGTCGCCACCACCACCGTCAACGAACTCGAACGCGCCGCCGGGTGGGCGGCCACCGGTGGCGGCAACCGGCTCCCCATCCGCGACCTCATCCGCATGGCCGCCCGCTCCCGCCACTATCTGGCGGTGTTCGACGACCACACCGAAGAAGTGCTCTACCTCGGCCGGGCGCGCCGCAATGCGACGACTGCTCAGAGGTTGGCGTTGTTCGCCCGCGACCGGGGTTGCACCCATCCGCAGTGCACGGTGCCGTTCTACTGGTGCGAAGTCCACCACACCCACGACTTCTGCGACGGCGGCGCCACCGACATCGACGACCTCACCCTGGCCTGCCAACCCGCCAACCTCTTGATCGAGAAAACCGGCTACACCACCAAGCGGCCCGGCAACGGCCGCACCCAATGGATCCCACCGGCCCACCTCGACACCGGCCAACCCCGCACCAACAACCACTTCCACCCGCAGCGCTACCTCACCGACGCGGACGGCGCGGACGACGAACCCGAATAG
- the mtrB gene encoding MtrAB system histidine kinase MtrB, with amino-acid sequence MIWGARRRIRGGFWRSGPLIRGLGALGRALSLVWRRSLQLRVVSLTLGLSLAVILVLGFVLTSQITDRILEVKVKAATEEIEQARNTVGGIVGGEETRSLDSSLQLARNTLIDRKADAGSGPAGAYDAVLVVPGDGPRAATAAGPVGQVPDALRDFVKAGQVSYQYATVRTDGFTGPALIVGSPTSSDVTNLELYLIFPLNNEESTIALVRGTMATGGIVLLGLLAAIALLVARQIVLPVRSASRIAERFAEGHLSERMPVRGEDDMARLAVSFNDMAESLQRQITQLEEFGNLQRRFTSDVSHELRTPLTTVRMAADLIHDHSDDLDPALRRSTELMVSELDRFETLLSDLLEISRHDAGVAELSVESVDLRATVQSALDNVGHLAQDAEVELVVDQPAEEVIAEVDPRRVERILRNLIANAIDHAERKPVQIRMAADEDTVAVTVRDYGVGLRPGEEKLVFSRFWRSDPSRVRRSGGTGLGLAISIEDARLHQGRLEAWGEPGKGACFRLTLPLVRGHKVTTSPLPLKPIQPEATPRRVGRERQPAGETV; translated from the coding sequence ATGATCTGGGGCGCGAGACGGCGGATCCGGGGCGGCTTCTGGCGATCGGGACCGCTGATCCGCGGACTCGGTGCGCTGGGCCGGGCGTTGAGTCTGGTGTGGCGTCGCTCGCTGCAGTTGCGCGTCGTCAGTTTGACGCTCGGCCTCTCACTCGCCGTCATCCTGGTCCTGGGCTTCGTGCTGACCAGTCAGATCACCGACCGCATCCTCGAGGTCAAGGTCAAGGCCGCGACCGAGGAGATCGAACAGGCCCGCAACACCGTGGGCGGAATCGTGGGCGGCGAGGAGACCCGCTCCCTCGACAGCAGTCTGCAGCTGGCGCGGAACACGTTGATCGACCGCAAGGCCGACGCAGGCAGCGGCCCCGCCGGTGCCTACGACGCCGTGCTGGTGGTGCCGGGTGACGGTCCGCGAGCCGCCACCGCGGCGGGGCCCGTCGGCCAGGTGCCCGACGCCCTGCGCGACTTCGTCAAGGCCGGACAGGTCAGTTACCAGTACGCGACCGTGCGCACCGACGGCTTCACCGGTCCCGCACTGATCGTCGGCAGCCCCACGTCGTCGGATGTGACGAATCTCGAGCTGTACCTGATCTTCCCGTTGAACAACGAGGAGTCGACGATCGCGCTGGTGCGCGGCACCATGGCCACCGGCGGCATCGTGCTGCTGGGCCTGTTGGCCGCCATCGCGCTGCTGGTGGCCCGGCAGATCGTGCTGCCGGTGCGGTCGGCCTCGCGCATCGCCGAGCGGTTCGCCGAGGGGCATCTGTCCGAGCGGATGCCGGTGCGCGGTGAGGACGACATGGCCCGGCTTGCGGTGTCGTTCAACGACATGGCCGAGAGCCTGCAGCGCCAGATCACCCAACTCGAGGAGTTCGGCAACCTGCAGCGGCGCTTCACCTCCGACGTGTCCCACGAATTGCGGACGCCGTTGACGACGGTGCGGATGGCGGCCGACCTGATCCACGACCACAGCGACGACCTGGACCCGGCGCTCCGGCGGTCGACGGAGTTGATGGTGAGCGAACTCGACCGGTTCGAGACGCTGCTCAGCGATCTGCTGGAGATCTCGCGGCACGACGCCGGCGTCGCGGAACTCTCGGTGGAGTCGGTGGACCTGCGCGCCACCGTGCAGAGCGCGCTGGACAACGTCGGCCATCTCGCGCAGGACGCCGAGGTCGAGCTCGTCGTCGACCAGCCCGCCGAGGAGGTCATCGCGGAGGTGGATCCGCGGCGCGTGGAGCGCATCCTGCGCAACCTCATCGCCAACGCCATCGACCACGCCGAGCGCAAGCCGGTGCAGATCCGGATGGCCGCCGACGAGGACACCGTCGCGGTGACGGTACGCGACTACGGCGTAGGTCTGCGGCCGGGTGAGGAGAAGCTGGTGTTCAGCCGGTTCTGGCGGTCGGATCCGTCGCGGGTGCGGCGCTCCGGCGGAACCGGCCTGGGTCTGGCGATCAGCATCGAGGACGCCCGGCTGCATCAGGGCCGGCTCGAGGCGTGGGGCGAACCCGGCAAGGGTGCCTGCTTCCGGTTGACGTTGCCGCTCGTGCGGGGTCACAAGGTGACGACGAGCCCGTTGCCGCTGAAACCGATCCAGCCCGAGGCGACGCCTCGCCGCGTCGGACGCGAACGGCAGCCGGCAGGGGAGACGGTGTGA
- the lpqB gene encoding MtrAB system accessory lipoprotein LpqB, translating into MRRLWAVVCLVVVALAASGCAGVPNSSAPQAIGTVDRPAPPSLPKPTPGMDPDVLLREFLKATADPANRHLAARQFLTESASQSWDDAGSALLIDRVVFVETREPERVSVTMRADILGSLSDVGVFETGEGALPDPGPIELVKTSDGWRIDRLPNGVFLDWQQFQSTYKRNTLYFVDPTGTTVVPDPRYVAVSDADQLATELVSKLIAGARPEMANTVRNLLASPLRLRGPVTRADGGKTGVGRGYGGARVDLENLSTTDPHSRQLLAAQIIWTLNRAGINGPYVINADGAPLDDRFADGWETSDVAATDPGAFAGAAAGLHALMGGSLVSLDGQRAPRIPGSFGQAPNQASAAVSRSGQDAASVVVLRPGAPDMQSTLWIGPLGGRANQALEGRSLSRPSWSLDDAVWVVVDGANVVRVIQDASGQPARLPVDAGPVAMKFPGPIAELQLSRDGTRAAMVIAGQVILASVEQTQGGQFALTYPRRLGYGLGETVVSLSWRTGDDIVVSRKDPQHPVSYVNLDGVNSDGPSRNLAMPVTTVAANPSTVYVADARGVVQLSPSTAEGDPTWTEVRPLMVAGTVPVLPG; encoded by the coding sequence GTGAGGCGCCTCTGGGCGGTGGTGTGCCTGGTCGTGGTGGCACTCGCCGCGTCGGGATGTGCGGGGGTGCCGAATTCGTCGGCACCGCAGGCGATCGGCACCGTCGACCGGCCCGCGCCGCCGAGCCTGCCGAAACCGACGCCCGGCATGGACCCGGACGTGTTGCTGCGCGAATTCCTCAAAGCCACCGCCGATCCGGCGAACCGGCACCTGGCCGCCCGCCAGTTCCTCACCGAATCGGCATCGCAGTCGTGGGACGATGCCGGCAGCGCGCTGCTGATCGACCGGGTGGTGTTCGTCGAAACCCGTGAGCCGGAACGTGTTTCGGTGACGATGCGCGCCGACATCCTCGGCTCGCTCTCCGATGTCGGCGTCTTCGAGACGGGGGAGGGGGCGCTGCCCGACCCCGGCCCCATCGAGCTGGTGAAGACCTCGGACGGGTGGCGCATCGATCGACTGCCCAACGGGGTGTTCCTCGACTGGCAGCAGTTCCAGTCCACCTACAAGCGCAACACGCTCTACTTCGTCGATCCGACCGGAACCACCGTCGTCCCCGATCCGCGCTATGTCGCGGTGTCCGACGCCGACCAGCTGGCCACGGAACTGGTCTCGAAGCTGATCGCCGGCGCGCGCCCCGAGATGGCCAACACGGTCCGGAACCTGCTGGCGTCCCCGCTGCGGCTGCGGGGTCCGGTGACGCGCGCCGACGGCGGGAAGACCGGCGTGGGACGCGGCTACGGCGGCGCCCGCGTCGACCTCGAGAATCTGTCGACGACCGACCCGCACAGCAGGCAGCTGCTCGCCGCCCAGATCATCTGGACCCTCAACCGGGCGGGGATCAACGGGCCGTACGTGATCAACGCCGACGGCGCCCCGCTCGATGACCGCTTCGCCGACGGGTGGGAGACCTCCGACGTCGCCGCGACCGATCCGGGTGCGTTCGCGGGCGCCGCGGCCGGACTGCATGCGCTGATGGGCGGGTCGCTGGTGTCGTTGGACGGCCAGCGGGCGCCGCGTATCCCCGGATCGTTCGGCCAGGCACCCAATCAGGCCTCCGCGGCGGTGTCGCGCAGCGGCCAGGACGCCGCCTCGGTCGTGGTGCTGCGGCCCGGTGCACCCGACATGCAGTCGACGCTGTGGATCGGGCCGCTGGGTGGACGCGCGAACCAGGCGTTGGAGGGACGGAGCCTGTCGCGGCCGAGCTGGTCACTCGACGACGCCGTGTGGGTCGTGGTCGACGGCGCGAACGTGGTGCGGGTCATCCAGGACGCGTCCGGGCAGCCCGCCCGGCTGCCGGTCGACGCCGGTCCGGTGGCGATGAAGTTCCCCGGTCCGATCGCCGAACTGCAGCTTTCCCGCGACGGCACCCGGGCCGCCATGGTGATCGCCGGGCAGGTCATCCTCGCCTCGGTGGAACAGACGCAGGGCGGCCAGTTCGCCCTGACCTATCCCCGTCGACTCGGCTACGGGCTGGGGGAGACGGTCGTCTCGCTGTCCTGGCGCACCGGTGACGACATCGTGGTGAGCCGCAAGGACCCGCAGCATCCGGTGTCCTACGTGAACCTCGACGGCGTCAACTCGGACGGGCCGAGCCGCAACCTCGCCATGCCGGTCACCACCGTCGCGGCCAACCCGTCGACGGTGTACGTCGCCGATGCCCGTGGCGTCGTCCAGCTGTCGCCTTCGACCGCCGAAGGCGACCCCACGTGGACCGAGGTGCGCCCGCTGATGGTCGCCGGCACGGTGCCGGTCCTCCCGGGATAG
- a CDS encoding ComF family protein, which yields MLDLILPLECGGCGRPATRWCEHCAATLIVRPDEPHLVSPRLDPGVPVFALGRYAGPRRHAILALKERGRADLIAPLAGALREGVKHLGSWGIVEPSVAFVPAPTRRFAARRRGGDPVTRIARAASLEVVSALRSRALTRDSVGLSVPDRQRNVADRIRLVRPVRGEVVLVDDIITTGATATESVRVLQTHGARVVAVLTLAHA from the coding sequence ATGCTCGACCTGATCCTCCCGCTCGAATGCGGCGGTTGTGGCCGGCCGGCCACGCGGTGGTGCGAACACTGTGCCGCGACGCTAATCGTGCGGCCCGACGAACCGCACCTGGTCAGCCCGCGCCTCGATCCCGGCGTTCCCGTCTTCGCGCTGGGCAGATACGCCGGTCCGCGGCGACACGCGATTCTCGCGCTCAAAGAACGCGGCCGCGCCGATCTCATCGCGCCGCTCGCAGGCGCGCTGCGCGAGGGTGTCAAGCACCTGGGGTCGTGGGGAATCGTCGAACCCTCCGTCGCCTTCGTGCCGGCGCCCACCCGCCGATTCGCGGCCCGGCGCCGCGGCGGTGACCCGGTGACCCGAATCGCCCGCGCCGCCTCACTCGAGGTCGTCTCGGCCCTGCGCTCGCGCGCGCTGACGCGGGACTCGGTCGGTCTGTCGGTGCCGGATCGGCAGCGCAATGTCGCCGACCGGATCCGGCTCGTCCGTCCCGTGCGGGGCGAGGTCGTGCTCGTCGACGACATCATCACCACGGGTGCCACAGCCACCGAATCGGTCCGTGTACTGCAAACTCACGGCGCCAGGGTGGTTGCTGTGCTCACCCTCGCCCACGCGTGA
- the mtrA gene encoding two-component system response regulator MtrA, whose translation MDTMRQRILVVDDDPSLAEMLTIVLRGEGFDTAVIGDGTQALTAVRELRPDLVLLDLMLPGMNGIDVCRVLRADSGVPIVMLTAKTDTVDVVLGLESGADDYVMKPFKPKELVARVRARLRRNEDEPAELLSIGDVEIDVPAHKVTRQGEQISLTPLEFDLLVALARKPRQVFTRDVLLEQVWGYRHPADTRLVNVHVQRLRAKVEKDPENPQVVLTVRGVGYKAGPP comes from the coding sequence ATGGACACCATGAGGCAAAGGATTCTGGTTGTCGACGACGATCCATCGCTGGCCGAGATGCTCACCATCGTCCTGCGCGGGGAAGGGTTCGACACCGCCGTCATCGGCGACGGCACCCAGGCGCTCACTGCCGTCCGAGAGCTCCGCCCGGATCTGGTGTTGCTGGACCTGATGCTGCCCGGCATGAACGGGATCGACGTCTGCCGCGTGCTGCGGGCCGATTCCGGTGTGCCCATCGTCATGCTCACCGCGAAGACGGACACCGTCGACGTCGTCCTCGGCCTGGAATCCGGCGCGGACGACTACGTCATGAAGCCGTTCAAGCCCAAGGAACTGGTCGCCCGCGTGCGCGCCCGGCTGCGCCGCAACGAAGACGAGCCGGCGGAACTGCTGTCGATCGGCGATGTGGAGATCGACGTCCCCGCCCACAAGGTCACCCGGCAGGGTGAGCAGATCTCGCTGACCCCTCTGGAGTTCGACCTGCTGGTGGCGCTGGCACGCAAACCACGCCAGGTGTTTACTCGAGATGTGCTGCTCGAACAGGTGTGGGGATACCGTCACCCCGCTGACACCCGTTTGGTGAACGTGCACGTCCAGCGGCTGCGCGCCAAGGTCGAGAAAGATCCGGAGAATCCGCAGGTGGTGTTGACCGTTCGAGGAGTGGGATACAAGGCCGGACCTCCATGA
- a CDS encoding dTMP kinase: MLIAIEGVDGAGKRTLANGLRAAFESDGRSVANLAFPRYHRSVTADLAAEALHGGHGDLAGSVYAMAVLFALDRADAREEIEHLLAAYDVVILDRYVASNAAYSAARLHQSADGDVVEWVRALEYDRLRLAAPDRQILLDVPTELAAERAVRRAEQEADRARDAYERDDGLQRRTGDVYAALAATHWGGRWSVAGPDVDAAALAAEIMAP; the protein is encoded by the coding sequence GTGCTCATCGCGATCGAGGGTGTCGACGGCGCAGGCAAGCGGACACTGGCCAACGGCCTGCGCGCCGCCTTCGAGTCCGACGGCCGGTCGGTCGCCAACCTGGCGTTCCCGCGCTACCACCGATCGGTGACCGCGGACCTCGCCGCCGAGGCGCTGCACGGCGGGCACGGCGACCTCGCCGGCTCGGTGTATGCGATGGCGGTGCTGTTCGCGCTCGACCGCGCCGACGCCCGCGAGGAGATCGAACACCTGCTCGCCGCCTACGACGTCGTCATCCTGGACCGCTACGTGGCCTCGAACGCCGCCTACAGCGCCGCCCGCCTGCACCAGTCCGCCGACGGGGACGTGGTCGAGTGGGTGCGCGCGCTGGAGTACGACCGGCTGCGGCTGGCCGCCCCGGACCGGCAGATCCTGCTCGATGTACCCACCGAACTCGCCGCCGAGCGGGCGGTGCGGCGCGCCGAGCAGGAAGCCGACCGGGCCCGCGACGCCTATGAGCGCGACGACGGGCTGCAGCGCCGCACCGGTGACGTCTACGCCGCACTGGCCGCCACCCATTGGGGCGGGCGCTGGTCGGTCGCGGGGCCGGACGTCGACGCCGCCGCGCTCGCGGCCGAGATCATGGCGCCTTAG
- a CDS encoding amidohydrolase codes for MTATDTVLRGLAGIRDWQQDCYRDLHEHPELSHREFATARKVADRLGDLGYRVRDGIGGTGVVGVLANGSGPTVLLRADMDALPVAEETGLDYASRVRSADGDGHEVPVMHACGHDVHVTALLGAAQLLAEGAEHWSGTVVALFQPAEETADGARAMVDDGLADVLPAVDVALGQHVLPLPAGMVGTHAGPFLAAADSMRITVHGRGAHGSMPQSSVDPVVLAAMIVLRLQTVISREVAPVEPAVLTVGSIRSGAKSNVIPDRAELQLNIRTYSEKTRTTILDAIRRIVTAECAASGSPREPAFELFDRFPLTDNDVGTTNRVHGAFVSFFGDNCWEMPQGAASEDFSEIPTALGVPYTYWGVGGVDAAAFAAAAEAGRVEQDIPVNHSPNFAPVIQPTLDTATQALVVAAMSWLTPSG; via the coding sequence ATGACGGCGACGGACACCGTTCTGCGGGGGCTGGCCGGGATCCGGGATTGGCAGCAGGACTGCTACCGGGACCTGCACGAGCATCCGGAACTGTCGCACCGCGAATTCGCAACGGCGCGGAAAGTGGCGGACCGGCTCGGTGACCTCGGTTACCGGGTGCGCGACGGCATCGGCGGCACCGGCGTGGTCGGGGTGCTCGCCAACGGGTCCGGTCCCACCGTGCTGTTGCGTGCCGACATGGATGCGCTGCCGGTCGCCGAGGAGACCGGGCTGGACTACGCGAGCAGGGTGCGGAGCGCCGATGGCGACGGCCACGAGGTGCCGGTCATGCACGCCTGCGGACACGACGTCCATGTGACCGCCCTGTTGGGCGCGGCGCAGCTGCTCGCCGAGGGCGCCGAGCACTGGAGCGGCACGGTCGTCGCGTTGTTCCAGCCCGCCGAGGAGACGGCCGACGGTGCGCGCGCCATGGTCGACGACGGCCTCGCGGACGTGCTGCCGGCCGTCGACGTCGCGCTCGGTCAGCATGTGCTGCCCCTGCCCGCGGGCATGGTGGGCACCCACGCCGGCCCGTTCCTCGCCGCCGCGGACAGCATGCGCATCACCGTGCACGGCCGCGGGGCGCACGGCTCGATGCCGCAGTCCTCCGTCGATCCGGTGGTGCTGGCGGCGATGATCGTGCTGCGGCTACAGACGGTGATCTCCCGCGAGGTGGCGCCCGTCGAACCGGCCGTGCTGACCGTCGGCAGCATCCGGTCGGGTGCCAAGAGCAACGTCATCCCCGACCGGGCCGAACTGCAGCTCAACATCCGCACCTACAGCGAGAAGACGCGGACCACCATCCTCGACGCCATCAGACGGATCGTCACCGCCGAATGCGCGGCGTCCGGGTCGCCCAGGGAGCCGGCATTCGAACTGTTCGACCGGTTCCCCTTGACCGACAACGACGTCGGCACCACGAACCGGGTGCACGGCGCCTTCGTCTCGTTCTTCGGGGACAACTGCTGGGAGATGCCGCAGGGCGCGGCCAGCGAGGACTTCAGCGAGATCCCGACCGCACTCGGCGTGCCGTACACGTACTGGGGCGTCGGGGGCGTCGACGCGGCAGCGTTCGCCGCGGCCGCCGAGGCGGGACGGGTGGAGCAGGACATCCCCGTGAACCACTCGCCGAACTTCGCGCCCGTCATCCAGCCGACCCTCGACACCGCGACCCAGGCGCTGGTGGTGGCCGCGATGTCGTGGCTCACGCCGTCGGGCTGA
- the hpf gene encoding ribosome hibernation-promoting factor, HPF/YfiA family: MSTSSMQTDRTMVIEEEAPVEAPKAEVVVTGRNVEIPDHFRTYVAEKLARLERFDRSIYLFDVELDHEKNRRQRKNCQHVEITARGRGPVVRGEACADSFYAAFEAAVSKLENRLRRSKDRRKIHYGDKRPVSVAEATAATATIEEQRSQPADEAGALDGLPVDDHEPGRIVRVKEHPATPMTVDDALSQMELVGHDFFLFHDKESDRATVVYRRHAYDYGLIRLA; this comes from the coding sequence ATGTCAACGTCTTCCATGCAAACTGACCGCACGATGGTGATCGAGGAGGAAGCGCCCGTCGAGGCGCCGAAGGCCGAAGTCGTCGTCACGGGCCGCAATGTCGAGATTCCCGATCACTTCCGAACCTACGTAGCCGAGAAGCTCGCGCGCCTCGAGCGGTTCGACCGCAGCATCTACCTCTTCGACGTCGAACTGGACCACGAGAAGAACCGCCGTCAACGCAAGAACTGTCAGCACGTGGAGATCACCGCACGCGGACGCGGTCCGGTGGTCCGTGGCGAAGCGTGCGCGGACAGCTTCTACGCCGCCTTCGAAGCCGCGGTGAGCAAACTCGAGAACCGGCTGCGCCGCAGCAAAGACCGCCGCAAGATCCACTACGGGGACAAGCGGCCGGTGTCGGTGGCCGAGGCCACCGCCGCGACCGCGACGATCGAGGAGCAGAGGTCCCAGCCCGCCGACGAGGCCGGTGCGCTCGACGGGCTTCCGGTGGACGATCACGAACCGGGACGCATCGTCCGCGTCAAGGAGCATCCGGCCACGCCGATGACCGTGGACGATGCGCTGTCTCAGATGGAACTCGTCGGCCACGACTTCTTCCTCTTCCACGACAAGGAGTCCGACCGGGCCACCGTGGTGTACCGCCGCCACGCCTACGACTACGGCCTGATCCGGCTGGCCTGA